The sequence GTAAATTAAAACTCAGACCTTTTGGGGAATCTGTCCGAGTGCTGAAGCGATGGTGTTCGCTCTCTCTTTGGTGAGGTTTTTTATCATGGACCCCAGTGAAAACACCACAATACCATCATCTCCTGAGCTCTGGACAAAGTCCTCCATGTCCTATAAAAATCAGAAAGCAAAGTTATTAATGAAACAAGTGAGTGTTGGTGTCCTGTCCATCATCTAGCTGATTTCACTTATTTCACCTATATTACAATCTGCACTCTTTACTCTCTAATCATATAGTAAAAGGCTTGTAATCTCTTAAAGATCTGTCACAAATGTCAGAAGGCTAAAATGTTTGTTAGGCTTAGAAGAGAGAGCTTACTTTTGGTAGAGGTTTTGCAGGTTTGCAGTGTAATCCACCAACAAATTTAAAGTTTGGGAGGAGCGGCCGTGGATATTCAAAGTCCCAGTAAGTTCTGATTAACCAGATGTCAGCTTTGCTCACAGTGTCACATAGTGTTGTGGGTTTGCCTGTGAAGTACAGGAACACATTTACAACAATATGTTTAAGCATTTTCAATACAGTTTATGTAAATCACTTGTTAAGTAGTTGGAAAAAATTTAAAGCTGCAATGTTACCTCATACCAGTTATTTTGCTAAAATAATTTTCAAAGATTAACATTTGCTGAAGTTTGATTATtgctgtgtgtatgatgtagtgTAGCATGTTCTCTAATCTCTCTGTGAAGTCCATATGATCAGTGAGATGCCCCTGAACAGCAGCTGCAGGTACATAAGATGGCGGAGCGGGCATCTGTCCACAGAGTCGCTCGAGAGTATACGCAAAAGAGACTCTGAGAGACATCACACTGGGCAACTCAAGAGCTTCCGCCATGACATAAGCACACGGCATCATGGGATCGTACAGAAGAACATCGAAGCGTGACTCCTTCAGTGAAGTCATAAGATCTCTGTTAGCAAACATTCCATTGCACACAACCTGTGTATAATGAGACATCCTGGACATCATGTTCCAAAACAAGATCATCATTTGAAAGCTGGAAGTgttttcatccatccatacactGATAAAGCTCTGCCAGAAGTTGTCTACCTCCTGTTGCTCCATGTCGACTTTAAAAGACACAAAGTTGAACCTCTCCTTTTGGCCATGATTCAGTGAAGGTGaggcagagtgtgtgagaacgGTCACACTGTGATTCCGGTCCATGAGCTCCTCAACAATTACATGCATGTTGCGCCAGTGACTGTATTCACCAGGAAGAACCAACACGTTGCTACTGTGAGTCATTTCAGACAAGCTCAGCAGCAGAATTACCAAGCAGGCAGAAGATCTTTTACACATCAttgtagtaaataaaatgtCGACTAAGTCACTTGTGACATTGGACATGTTCATATAGGGGGAGTGTTTCAACTTTCCCAACTAGTGATTGCTTCAGAAGTGGTTAATGACCTTAGATAAATCATAGAACCTTGGGCAAATGTCATAATCTTAtaaatcattaacacagaacatGTTCAAGATGACAGATGGAAAGAGATCACAAGTGGTATTAGAATCACCtgaataactttatttataatgtgttaACTTTATCAATGCTTATGCACATTCATTAATCTTCAGCAGGATCACGATGGTCAGGGTCAGAAACCTCGGGGGCAAAGTAGGAGCTTTCACCTGGATGGGGTTCCAGTTCCTCGaatgcacacatatatacttTAACAGACACAAATTTATACCTAGGGCCTAGTTAGACAAGCAAGTGTGtctacatgcatgtttttggactttTCGATTCACGCATCATTTTTCTAAACCTGCAGActaaatgagattaaaaaataTGAGATAATTATTTACCCATGATTTCTGTAAAGAAGGGATTCCATTTTGCCATCATCATGAGATTAAAAactatatcttgaatgacaataaacaaaatatttgtcaCTCTCTGCAGGAAATCCATGCGATCTGTATAGCCTATGCCAAATGCAGGAACATAGGACGGTGGAGCCGGCAGCTGCCCACAGTGTCGCTCCATAACGCTAGCAAAAATTGGCCTCATACTGATGATGAAGGGCAGATTGAGCTTCTGTGCAagaagttcaccacatgcagtCACAGGATCTGTCAGAAGAACATCAAACTTTTCCTTTCTCCACTTCTCCAGCAGATTTTCACGTGCAAAAAGTTCTCTACATAATGCTTTATTCTGCTCCGTCATAATGTCAATGCCTTCAGCAATATTCAAAAAACCTTGGATCCAGGAACTTGGAAAGTCATATATCCAGTTCTTTAACATCCTGTCCAAGTTGTCCATAATGTCCTTATTGGTGTGAGGCACCTGTATGATCTCCATGTTGTAGCCCAGAGACTGGTCTTTCAGTAGGAACGGTGTAGCACTGTGGGTAACGATGGTCACATTGTGTCCTCTCACTATAAGCTCATCTATGATTGTTTTCATGTTAAGCCAGTGACTGAATTCTGAAGGCCAGATGAGGATTTTCCCAGCTGTCACACACAACGGTGTCTGAATCAGACCGAGTAGGAACAGGAAGCAGAGAGCTGCTTTCCCACATGCCCTCATGATGGCAGGACGATCAGCCTTCTATCTCACACGTGAAACAATCCAGAGCTCCTGCAAACTGTCATGTGATAACAAAACTTTGACCTTTATTCCCAACAGCAGAGCAAGTATCTGATCATAAAGACCCAAAGCTGACCTCGCGAGATATCAGGCAGCAGAGTTCAGTGCACCAACTAAAAAGTCAACTCTGTTAGGtttgttgtcttactccaaccAAAATAAAGACCTTTTCACAACTTATGAACCACAGGCATCTCTTTACTTACATGAAAGCAACCACACgtcgctttatttatttatttttgctcagTTCTTCCTTagacacattacattacactactaTCTAGTGGCACATCTAACAAACAGCATTAATCCActgaatgtacagtacaaaCATTTAGGAGAACAGGAGAAGAGTTAGGCTGTGATGAAATGAATCAGAATACAAAACTGGTGGAAGTGGAAGGTGGAGCTGTTTGGCTTAAGTACCTCAGATATGATTTTGTGAATGCTGATGTGATGGGGTAGATAAAAGTGGCACAAAGGATATTGGTATATAAAGTTCTCTGGTTTACTAAGCAGAAGGTtggtggttcaagccccagGGATTAAGAAGGCAGGGGATAAAAGCAGTCAAGGAAGGAGAAGAAGCTACTAAGAGAGTACAGTTGAGgtgataaaaagaaaacaatgattaaaaataaattttactcTATCAGCAATAAAGctaaatattctttatttaaaaaggaaaCCATGATGTAAatcatacagataaaaaaaaacctctgttcTATATCTTTGTGCTCAAGTGTGTtggaattatttaaaagtaaaccTGATCAttattactgtactgtaaagaGTAAAAAACTCTGGATTGTACAGTGTACATTTAACACAGTGCTTTATTCCTAAAATGTATGTCAAAACATCACAGtaattattaacacattatatACAGATGCTTcactctttcttgctctttgcTGAGGTCTTTCTGCAACATTTCCGGAAGAGCAATCTGCATGTTTTTACAAAGATAAACACGACTAACGCAATTACAGAAAGCAAAAAAGCAGCAACGTCCAAGCAGTGGTACTGATACCACGTGAGGTTATGGGCTTCAACCCTCAGGTGCTTGGCCCCTTTATTGCGCATCACATACTCGATCCAGAAGACAGCTCGGTCTAGCGGCTTCATCGGTTGGTCGTGGTGGATTCGAGATACTCTCATCATGCTCTCCTTGTAGCTgtggaaagaaatgaaataaaaatcattttgtcttttatGGTCTGTTGTAAAGAGAATTCTTGTCTAAAAAATGCTTGAAAAATTAGCGAGACACTTAAACCTCATTTACACATGGCATGAACATGCGTCCTTGGCAATCGGCTTACAAGTGGACAGCCGAGATTTGCAGCCGTTCACAAcagaacatataaataaacgAGAAAAGATGTGATGAATGAAGCTATGAAAAGAAGCTGCTTTCATTTCTCTGTTGTCCTAACATCACCTCGATCCATTAGCCTAGCAGCAGATACTGTAGCTGTTTACAGTGGATAAGATTTATAGTTCCTGTCTGGGACAAATCAAGACACGAAGGCATTCACACTACAAATGTTATGTGGTCATAGGCATCGCAAGTCTCCTAAAAAAATGGtagggattaaaaaaagaccCCTGTTTGTGCAAAAGGAGCTTTTGTTACTAGGAGTTTATGCTCCCACTTTGGGCACTCTGGAGGGGCAGAGTTCAGGAGTTCAGACAAAGAGCTATATCAAAAGACTCCAGGAAAGATGACGTTTGAGTCTGTGGTCAGGAAAAACGATATCTGGACTGACCATCTCAGTCTGTTGCCAACATGACCCTATCAGAAAGAATGGGACAAaaaatgactgactgattggTGATGGTATTTACAAAGCGTCCAAGGTCACACTAATTTGGCCtaatttgtttgaatttttaaCATATGCACCCTTAAAGTAATCTTAatcttaaaaaacaacaacactatTATTAAAATCACAGTGTCCACTCACGACGGATTGTTAATGACGTCATCGAGAGCCTGCTTCAAGTCCTTGGAGTCCATTTTGTTAATGTCAAGCATCACAGCAGCTCCTTTGGTTGTCATGTGATTTATATTGTCAGGCTGATCAGCAAACAGCGGCAGGCCCACCATGGGAACTCCATGATAAATAGCTTCATATATTCCGTTAAGCCCACCATGGGTGATGAAGGCCTTGGTTTTAGGATGTCCTGTAGATACCAATCATTGGTGATTTATTCACTTCAACAGAATGTGATATTACAGCTACAATGAAAATGTTCCTTACCTAGTAAATCATTCTGAGGAATCCAGTCATAGAGTCTTGTATTAGGAGCAAGAGTTTCTGGTTTCTCACCTGTGTATCGCCACAGGACCTGAAATTACACACAGGATTCAGATTTGAGGGACTTAGGAATGATCTTATACTGTTCTTAATCAACACCAAATAGAAGTTCAGAGTAGTCAATCTGCCTGTGGACTTTCCTATCTTTAAAAGGtgaagaaaaccagagaacccagaggaacccaAGAGCTGTGATGAACCAACACTGACTGCTGCACTAAAGAGCCATCCTCAAAACATTCAGATCAAATCCTTCATATGCTAGAGTGAGGATTATTTATGTAGATGTTCATCGTAAATTAAAACTCAGACCTTTTGGGGAATCTGTCCGAGCGCTGTAGCGATGGTGTTCGCTCTCTCTTTGGTGAGGTTTTTTATCATGGACCCCAATGAAAACACCACAATACCATCATCTCCTGAGCTCTGGACAAAGTCCTCAATTtcctattaaaaacaaaatcccaAGTCATTTTTAATGAGTCAGATTACAGTGAGTACACAGGCCATTCgtttacaatttattattaagtgtgattttcatttaaataaaactgcagTAAATCTTTTTGTGTGCTAGATgtgtttatagaaataaaaggcTAGCACAAAGACCAACAACTCTTCCCTTTTCATCCACAGTACAGAAACTGCTCACCATTTGGGGTAATAAAAGTTTTGCAATCATTCAAAAATCTGTAGTAAAGTCAGTAAACTAcacttgtgtatgtgttgttaCTTTACCTGTGTTAGAATAACTCAGGAATGCAAAGCTGcgttcatctttttttattatgcaacaGGACGGCTTAAAAATAGAAAGCTGTcggacacaaaaacaaacagagcgTACTTTTGGTAGAGGTTTTGCAGGTTTGCAGTGTAATCCACCAACAAATTTAAAGTTTGGGAGGAGCGGCCGTGGATATTCAAAATCCCAATAAGTTCGGATTAACCAGATGTCAGCTTTGCTCATAGTGTCACATAGTGTTGTGGGTTTGCCTGTGAAGTACAGGAACACAAAAAACATCACACTGACCAGCACCAGAGCTTGGACAATTAGTGCTGTCAGACACATGAAATAGACGTGGATTAAATGTTGATCAATTACCCATGACCTCTGTAAAGAGGGGATTCCATTTCACCATGATCATGAtattagtcattacatcttgaaagaaagtaaacaaaacatttttcactCTTTGCAGGAAATCCATGCGATCTGTATAGCCCAGGCTAGATGCAGAAACATAGGACGGTGGAGATGGAAGCTGCCCACAGTGTCGCTCCATAATATAAAAGGGTCTGACACAGACGATGAAGGGCAGATTGAGCTTCTGTGCAAGCAATTCGCCGCATAAAGTTACAGGATCTGTCAGAAGAACATCAA comes from Tachysurus vachellii isolate PV-2020 chromosome 26, HZAU_Pvac_v1, whole genome shotgun sequence and encodes:
- the LOC132840733 gene encoding UDP-glucuronosyltransferase 2A2-like isoform X1; the protein is MMCKRSSACLVILLLSLSEMTHSSNVLVLPGEYSHWRNMHVIVEELMDRNHSVTVLTHSASPSLNHGQKERFNFVSFKVDMEQQEVDNFWQSFISVWMDENTSSFQMMILFWNMMSRMSHYTQVVCNGMFANRDLMTSLKESRFDVLLYDPMMPCAYVMAEALELPSVMSLRVSFAYTLERLCGQMPAPPSYVPAAAVQGHLTDHMDFTERLENMLHYIIHTAIIKLQQMLIFENYFSKITGKPTTLCDTVSKADIWLIRTYWDFEYPRPLLPNFKFVGGLHCKPAKPLPKDMEDFVQSSGDDGIVVFSLGSMIKNLTKERANTIASALGQIPQKVLWRYTGEKPETLAPNTRLYDWIPQNDLLGHPKTKAFITHGGTNGIYEAIYHGVPMVGLPLFADQPDNINHMTTKGAAVMLDFNKMDSKDLKQALGDVINNPFYKESMMRLSRIHHDQPMKPLDQAVYWIEYVMRNKGAKHLRVEAHNLTWYQYHCLDVAAFLLSVIALVVFIFVKTCRFLFRKCCRKTSAKSKKE
- the LOC132840733 gene encoding UDP-glucuronosyltransferase 2C1-like isoform X2 is translated as MRACGKAALCFLFLLGLIQTPLCVTAGKILIWPSEFSHWLNMKTIIDELIVRGHNVTIVTHSATPFLLKDQSLGYNMEIIQVPHTNKDIMDNLDRMLKNWIYDFPSSWIQGFLNIAEGIDIMTEQNKALCRELFARENLLEKWRKEKFDVLLTDPVTACGELLAQKLNLPFIISMRPIFASVMERHCGQLPAPPSYVPAFGIGYTDRMDFLQRVTNILFIVIQDIVFNLMMMAKWNPFFTEIMGKPTTLCDTVSKADIWLIRTYWDFEYPRPLLPNFKFVGGLHCKPAKPLPKDMEDFVQSSGDDGIVVFSLGSMIKNLTKERANTIASALGQIPQKVLWRYTGEKPETLAPNTRLYDWIPQNDLLGHPKTKAFITHGGTNGIYEAIYHGVPMVGLPLFADQPDNINHMTTKGAAVMLDFNKMDSKDLKQALGDVINNPFYKESMMRLSRIHHDQPMKPLDQAVYWIEYVMRNKGAKHLRVEAHNLTWYQYHCLDVAAFLLSVIALVVFIFVKTCRFLFRKCCRKTSAKSKKE
- the LOC132840797 gene encoding UDP-glucuronosyltransferase 2C1-like — encoded protein: MRACGKAALCFLLLLGLIQTPLCVTAGKILIWPGEFSHWLYMKTIMNELIVRGHSVTIVTHSATPFLLKDQSLGYNMEIIQVPYSTKDVTENNERILKYWIYDFPSTRIQAFLNLAESLDIMMEQNKALCRELFAREDLLEKWRKEKFDVLLTDPVTLCGELLAQKLNLPFIVCVRPFYIMERHCGQLPSPPSYVSASSLGYTDRMDFLQRVKNVLFTFFQDVMTNIMIMVKWNPLFTEVMGKPTTLCDTMSKADIWLIRTYWDFEYPRPLLPNFKFVGGLHCKPAKPLPKEIEDFVQSSGDDGIVVFSLGSMIKNLTKERANTIATALGQIPQKVLWRYTGEKPETLAPNTRLYDWIPQNDLLGHPKTKAFITHGGLNGIYEAIYHGVPMVGLPLFADQPDNINHMTTKGAAVMLDINKMDSKDLKQALDDVINNPSYKESMMRVSRIHHDQPMKPLDRAVFWIEYVMRNKGAKHLRVEAHNLTWYQYHCLDVAAFLLSVIALVVFIFVKTCRLLFRKCCRKTSAKSKKE